DNA from Rhodopirellula bahusiensis:
GGTTTGAGAAACCCGCAGGAGTTGGCATTCAACGACATCGGCGACTGGTTCACCGTCGACAACAACTCGGACAGCGGCGACAAAGCTCGTTTGGTTCACTTGTTGGAAGGTGGCGACACGGGATGGCGAATGCACTACCAGTACTTACCCGATCGCGGACCATTCAATCGACTGAAGATCTGGGAGCCACACCATAACGAACAACCGGCTCACTTGGTTCCGCCGATCATCAACTTCACGGACGGTCCATCGGGGCTGGCGTTTTATCCGGGCACCGGGTTTGGCGACCAACTCGACAATCAGTTTCTGATCTGTGACTTCCGAGGTGGCCCGTCCAACAGCGGAATTCGATCGTTCTCGGTCGACCCCGACGGTGCCTTCTACAAAATGGGAGCGGACGACCAACCGATTTGGAACATTTTGGCCACGGACGTTGCGTTCACTCCTTCGGGTGAGCTCTTGGTCAGCGATTGGGTCGACGGTTGGGATGGGCTGGGCAAAGGCCGGCTTTACACGTTGAGTGATCCCGCCCAGCAAGACACGGACATCGTTTCCGAAGTCAAAGAATTGCTCAGTGGCGATATCGCAGCCACCTCGGTCGAGGATCTCACGAAACAATTGCGTCATGTTGATCGACGTGTTCGTCTGAACGCTCAGTGGGAACTCGCCAGTCGTGGTGAGACGAAACCGTTGATGGAAATCGTTTCGGCGACGGACTTGGACGCTCGTTTCCGCCTGCATGGATTTTGGGGATGCGAACACGCGGTGCGTTTGGATGAATCAAAACGTGCGGATGTGTTGGCTGCAAACCGAGAATGGCTGACCGACACCGATCCAATCATTCGCGCGGCGGCATGTGCGTTGGCCGGCGACCAGAACGACGCTGAATCGATTGCCAAGGTCAGCGAATTGCTGTCGGACGAGTCGGCTCGCGTGAAATACTTTGCCGCGATCGCTTTGTCGGAATTGTTCACTGCTCAGGCTGACAAGACGACTCCGAGTCCGCAGGCACTTGGAAGTGTGCTGCAAATTCTTGAGAAGAATGACAACGTCGACCCGGCACTTCGTCACGCTTGCACGTTGTATTTGCGACGAGTGGCAACGGAAGACGTGCTCGCCAGTTTGGCATCGCATGGCAACGTCCCAGTCCGACGTGCGGCGATTGCTGCTCTTCGAGGTCAAGGCAGCGAGAAAGTGACCGCGTTCTTGTCCGATGCAAATGCGTTGGTTTTGGCTGAAGCTGCGTTGGCGATCCACGACCGGCCCATCCCGGCTGGCGTCGACGAGTTGGCTCAGCTGATTTCGGTCGCGGATCTGCCGCTGAATTCTGAGGCGCTGCTGCGTCGCGTTTTGGCCGCCAACTACCGCATCGGCACCGCAGATTCCGCCGCCGCACTGGCCGCCTTTGCCGCGTCGGGTGAGAAACCCACTTGGGCTCGGATCGAAGCGATCGACATGTTGGCAAACTGGACGTCGCCCGATCCGCGAGATCGTGTGACGAACGAGTATCGGCCTTTGGAGAACCGTCCTGAGATCATCGCTCGCGAAGCCCTCGCCAAGCACATCGAAGTCTTGATGATCACCGATCAAAAGGTTCGCGAAAAGGCGATCGATGTCGGGTCGACATTGGGGATCAAGAAGATCGCCCCACAGCTAATCGCTCGATTGCAAGATTCCCAGTCACGTCCAGCGTTGCGAGCGTCCGCGCTCACCGCATTGGCTCGTTTGGAATCGGCTCAAGCCGTGCAGATCGCTCGGACAATTGATTTGGAGCAACCGACCCAGTTGGTCACCTCGGCTCTCTCGGTGTTGGGGAAGCATGATGGACCCGCGTCGGTTGACCGCTTCATCGCCGCGACGGCGACCGAAAGCCAACTTGTCCGCGGGCTCGCTTGGGATTTGTTGGCGGAAGTGGAATCACCGGAGTCCGTCCAGCACATCAAGAAAGGCGTCAACGCTTACCTGGAAAACGATCTTCCCGCCGACGTTCAATTGAACTTGGTCGAAGCCGCGGCAAAGCGTTTGCCTCAGGAATGGAACGCGAAGATTGTGGCTCATCGTGAGAAACTGGCGTCGACCGAACCGCTGGCGAAATGGATGGATTCGTTGCACGGTGGTGACCCTGAAAAGGGAGCCACGTTGTTCTTTGGCAAAACTGAACTCTCGTGCGTGCGTTGCCACAAAGTCGACCGAGCGGGCGGCGAAGTCGGGCCAGCGCTCACGACGATCGGAAAGACTCGTGACCGCCGAACGTTGTTGGAGGCGATCGCACTTCCGGATGCAAAGATTGCGGAAGGGTTCGAGACCGCGGTGATTGCGGACGAGGACGGACAAGTCTTCACCGGGATCGTTGCTGCTGAAACCGACGACGTGATTGATTTGATCGCCGCGGATGGATCACGTAATCGAATCGAGAAGGACTACATCATCGCTCGGAAGAAAGGCAAATCATCGATGCCGGCAGGATTGACGGAGCAGATGACTGCTCGCGAGCTACGTGATTTGGTCGCTTACCTAGCCAGCCTTCAGGTCGATCCGCGAGCCGGCGAAGAAGAAGGTCACGAGTGATAATCGCGATCGATTGAGAGCGTGCACTGTCGCAGCGGCGTCGCACGCGGTCCCTCTTCCAAATGAGTTAGAATCGGCACCGAGGAGCAAGTGTTCCTCGGTGCTTTTCTTTTTCAAACGGAGGTCACGATGAAGACTTGGCTTGGACTGGTCGCGATTTTGGCTGTCACTGCGACGTCTGCAACAGGAACAGAACCGCTGCCACCGGAAGGGTGCTCCCGCGTCAAACTGACATTTGCCTTGCCTCCGAATGCCCCGCCAACAACCAATCAGCCGATGACCAACGTCGGCGGCATGGTTCTTCCCATCGATTCCGTTCGGCCGATTTCAATCTTTGTGGATGGCAAGTTCACGGGGCACGCGATGGGGTCGCCGTACTTTCCCACTCGGCCGGACATCCATCTGAGAGCGGGTGATCACGAGTTTGAGTTCAAGTGCGATGGTTTTGCACCCGTCAAAATCAAACTCACGGTTCTGGGAAACCAATGCACGCAGCATCTGATCGTGAAAATGCTGGAAGAGGCGGAGAAGAAAACGGCTGAGTCACGGAAACCCGCGGGCACTGCAGTCCAGTTCGTCGGCAGTCGCAATGCCCAGATCGAGAATGCAAAGTGAGCCGGAACAAATCGCTCTCTAACGGGCTTCTCGAATGAGCGTCGTCACCACATTGAATTTTGGTGGCCGAACGGAAGAGGCGGTCGAGCACTACCGAGCGGTGCTCGACGCCGACGTTCTGATGCTAATGCGTTTTCGCGAATGTCCGGACCCGTCGTTCTCGAAGCCTGGGTTCGAGGACAAAGTTTTTCACGCGACGATTCGCATTGGAACGACGGAGTTGATGGGCAGCGACGTGGGTTGCGAAGATCCCGATGCGAAGACGCATTTCGCCGGATTCGCATTCGCCGTCCGAGCTGAATCGATCGAGAACGCGGAACGCCACTTCGCTGGATTGAGCGAGCAGGGCCGAGTTCTCTTGCCGCTCGCAGAAACCTTTTTCGCGACGCGATATGGAATCGTGAAAGATCGATTCGGCGTGTCGTGGAAGATCACCGTGGCGGGTGAAGCAGAATAGAACAGAAGCAAAGTAGAACATTTGTCTCAAATGTTCCGACGGGCGGTGTCGTGCGCCGTGCCACGTGAGTCAACGACTCGGCGATAGCGTTTGGGCGGACGCCTCGCTTTGTTCCAAAGCATCGGTTGGGGTGCCATGTGAGACATGGCCTACCGGTGGTTGGCGTCAGGGTTTGTCTTGGAGGGCTCGCTGCAGGGCGTCTTCACGCGAAGTGAGTTTGCCATCGAGTTGGTCTTCGCGAATGGATTGCAGAATGGATTTGAACTCGGGCCCGGGACGCATCCCGTTGGCGATCAAGTCCGCTCCCGTGACGAACGGAGCTGGATTCAGTTCGTTGGGATCGCCGGACAAAGCTCGTGCCGCTCGAGCGACTCCGCGTGACTTGGGTGCCAACGCTCGCGCGGTCGCGACGATGGTTTCCGCATCGTCGTCGATCAAGATCGGTTGCAAACGTGACCACGCCAGCCCATCGCACTGGGTGATCGTTTCGGCGTGAGTCAGTGCGGCTTCGATGGAGCGTCGTTCGGCGACGGAAAGCTTCCAGTCGTCAAAAATCAAACGCAGACTGTGCAGCGTGTCGCCGGGCAGATGAAACAATGCGATCGCCATCGTGACTTCGAAGGATCGATGCTTGGTCGCCTCGGTCGCTTTGGAAAAAGCGGTCCAGTTCATCGTTTGCAGCCCAGGCCAGATCTGCAGGGCCAACCCGGTGTCCACCAGCGTTTCCAGTCCGACGTCGACCGCGGGAGCCGTCATCACGCGACGCATCTCGGCTCCGATGCGTTCACCGCTGACGACGCTGATGTCGCTGGCGTGATTCTGGATCGCCGCGAAGGTTTTGTATTCGATCGCGAAACCGAGCGTCGTCGCGAATCGGACCGCTCGCAACATTCGCAGTTTGTCTTCGTCGAAACGCTGGACGGCCTTGCCGATCGTTCGCAGTCGGCCATTCGCCAGGTCTTCGATGCCGCCGACGTAGTCGATGACTTTGGACTCGAAGAGGTCGTAGAACATCCCGTTGATCGTGAAATCTCGCCGCAACGCGTCGGCTTCCGCGTCCCCGTATGTGACGCTGTCGGGGCGACGTCCGTCGGAATAATTGCCGTCGGCGCGGAAGGTCGCGACTTCCGTCGGCATCAGTTTGCCGCTGGTTTCACTGGACGCCGCGGATCGCTGCGGCAGCACGCCGATGACGCCGAAGGATTCCCCAAACGCCAGCGTGTTTCGCTTGCCAAAGACCTCTCGGACGGATTCGGGAGTCGCATCGGTGGCGACGTCGAAGTCCTTGGGTTTGCGACCAAGCAACGCGTCGCGGACGCAGCCGCCCGCCAAGACGGCGACGAATCCAGCGTCTTTCAGTGCGGTGATGATGCGAACCGCTTCGGCAGCTTCTGGCGAATTCAGGGTTTCAGTCGGGAATTCTGGCATCGTTGGGTGGCGTTTCGAGGGGCGAGGCACGACGATTTCACGCAGCGTCGTGCCGCTAGAGTTTCGAAAAGACGCTACCATACCCAGGCGTTTGATTCTCCCGATCATCGCTCGCCCATTTCATTTTCTCGCACGTTCGATCGCCCTCTTGTCTTCCGATTCCGCCTCTTCGCCTGACCGATTCACCGACGCCGAATTGGTTGCGTTTCTGGACGAACAGCTCGAGCCTTCGCGGTCGTCCGAGATTGAGCAGGCGGTACGGGAGGACGAAAAACTGCGTCAGCGGCTGATTCAGCTGCGAGGCCAAGATGTTGCTGGGTTGCACACAATTGGTGCGATTTGGCGTCGCCAGCAGCTTTCTTGTCCCGACCGTTCGGTACTGCAGGCTTACGTCGCCAATCAATTGGAACCCGAGATGGCGGACTATGTTCTGTTTCACCTGACCGAAATTGGGTGCCGCGTTTGTCGGGCCAATTTCGACGATTTGAACCAGCAACTCGCTCGCGGCCGATCGGCGGAAGAGGCCGCGACACGGCGGCGGCGAATGTTCCAAACCAGTGCCGGTCATTTGCGTCGACACGACTGACCGCTGGGACGTTTGCTGAGCGTGTCGATCCGATGGCACTGCGAGACGTCTTCGCGAGGCCGCAAACGGTGCGAAAACCCCGTGATTTTGCCGGTTTCAGACGCCTTGACTGATTGACCTAACTACGTGTGCCAAATACGCTTTGCGGCCAAACGTTCTTTTGATTTCCAAACCCCACACAGGGATTGACAGCGACGATGGCAAAAAAAGACAAGATGGTTTACTACTTCGGTAAAACCAAGACCGAAGGAAAAGGCGGAAGCAAAGCCATCCTGGGCGGTAAAGGCCTGAACCTGGCCGAAATGACTTCCATCGGACTGCCGGTCCCTCCCGGGTTCACGATCACCACCGAAGTTTGCGATGGCTACTACAAAGCCGGCAAGAAACTTCCCAAGGGATTGATGGACGAAATTCAGGACGCCGTCAAAATCCTGGAAAAGGAACTCGGCAAGAACTTCGGCGACAATGAGAACCCATTGCTCGTCAGCGTCCGCTCCGGTGCCGCCGTCTCGATGCCCGGGATGATGAACACCATTTTGAACCTCGGTTTGAACGACGAAGCCACCGAAGGTTTGGCCAAGGCGACCAAGAACGAGCGTTTCGCTTACGACGCTTATCGCCGCCTGATCAACATGTACGGCGACGTCGTCATGGGACTGCACCACGAGCAGTTCGAAGCTGCGTTTGACAAGGTCAAGAAAAAACACAAGGTCACCGAAGACACCGAAGTTCCCGCCGAAGGTTTGCGTGAACTTTGCGAAGCTTACAAAGCGGTCTACAAGAAGGGCACCGGCGAAGACTTCCCTCAAGACCCCATCAAGCAACTTCAGTTGGCCATCGAAGCCGTCTTCGGCTCATGGAACGCTGACCGTGCGATCAGCTATCGCCGCATCGAATCGGCCAAGGGCAACACCGAGATCAACAACTTGATCGGTACCGCAGTCAACGTCCAAGCCATGGTTTATGGCAACATGGGCGACGACTCGGGAACGGGCGTTGGTTTCACCCGCGACCCCAACACTGGACAAAACAAGTTCTACGGTGAGTTCCTGATCAACGCTCAGGGCGAAGACGTTGTCGCTGGTATCCGTACCCCACAACCTGTCGCTCAAATGGCGAAGTGGGACAAAGCGGCTCACAAAGAGCTGATGGAAATCAAGAAGAAGCTTGAGGACCACTACACCGACATGCAGGACATCGAGTTCACGATCGAGCGTGGCAAGTTGTTCATGCTGCAAACTCGAAACGGCAAACGAAACGGCATCGCGGCCGTGAAGATCGCTTGCGACATGGTCAAAGAAGGTTTGATCACCGAGAAGGAAGCTGTCCTTCGCGTTCCTGCATCGGACCTGACTCACTGCTTGTTGCCATCGTTCAAACCCACCGCTCGCAACGCGGCCGACGTGTTGTGCCGTGGTCTCAACGCATCGCCAGGTGCCGCGGTTGGTAAGTTGGCCTTCACCGCGACGGAAGCTCGTGAGCGTTTCGAAGCTGGCGAAAGCGTCATCCTCGTTCGCCGCGAAACCAGTCCCGAAGATGTCGAAGGCATGTCGGCTGCGGTTGGTATCTTGACCAGCACCGGTGGAGCAACCAGCCACGCTGCTGTGGTTGCTCGCGGTTGGGGCAAGTGCTGCGTCGCTGGTGCCAGCGAAGTCGAAATCAACGAAAAGGGCAAGACGATCACGGTTGGCGGACGCAAGTTCACCGCCAAGGACACGATCAGCCTGGACGGCACGACCGGCGAAGTGATGGCCGGCGAAGTCGAAACCCAAGAGCCCAAGTTGTCCGGCGATTTCGCCAAGTTGATGAAGTGGGCCGACGAGTACCGTCGTCTTTCGATCCGCACCAACGCGGATTCGCCCGCCGACAGCAAACGTGCTCGTGACTTCGGTGCTGAAGGCATCGGACTGTGCCGCACCGAGCACATGTTCTTCGAAGCCGATCGCATCATCCACATGCGTGCAATGATTTTGGCTGAAGACGAAGATGCACGTCGTGCCGCACTGAAGAAGTTGTTGCCATTCCAACGCAAAGACTTCGAAGGCATCTTCAAAGCGATGAAGGGTTGCCCAGTGACCGTTCGTTTGCTGGATCCACCATTGCACGAGTTCTTGCCTCACGAAGCAGCTGCTCAAAAGCAAATGGCAGAAGAGTTGGGCGTCAAACCCGCGGAAATCAAAAAGCGTGGTGCGGCTCTGCACGAGTCCAACCCCATGCTCGGTCACCGCGGTTGCCGTCTCAGCGTGACGTACCCCGAAATCCTGGAAATGCAGGTTCAAGCGATCGTCGAAGCAGCTATTAGCTGTGCCAAGAAGAAGATCGACGCTCAGCCTGAGATCATGATCCCGTTGGTCGGTACCGCCGCTGAACTTCGTATCTTGCGTGAAAAGGTCGAAGAAACGATCGAAGCCACCAAGACCGCCAAGAAGTTCGAAGGCGAGCTGAACATCTTGATCGGTACCATGATCGAGATTCCTCGTGCCTGTTTGACCGCAGACGAAGTTGCCGAGCACGCCGACTTCTTCAGCTTCGGCACAAACGACTTGACCCAAATGACGTTCGGTTACTCCCGCGATGACGTCGGCGGATTCCTGCCCGATTACATTGAGGCAAAGATCGTTCCGGTTGACCCTTTCCAATCGCTGGACACCAGCGGTGTTGGTCAGTTGGTTGAAATGGGCGTCACCAAGGGCCGTAGCATCAAGAAGAAGCTGAAGGTTGGTATCTGTGGCGAACACGGTGGTGACCCAGCCTCGATCGATTTCTGCAACTCGGTTGGACTGGACTATGTTTCGTGCAGCCCATTCCGCGTGCCAATCGCACGTTTGGCCGCAGCACAAGCTGAATTGAAGTCGTAGTGAATCGAGCCGAATTGGCACCATTCAACGAATGATTGATGGGCCGCGAGACCGGAGAAGCCCTCCGCCTCGCGGCCTTTTTTTTGTGCGTGGGCAGCAGGCCAGGTCATGACTTGGGATCGACGCCGATGCTTTGGAGCAAAGCGAGTCGTGACATTGAAACACAAGACGGCAATCACTCGTCTGGTCACCATTGCCAGGTGGAACCTGGCCTACTGGCTTCGTTACCGTAGAATTTAGACGGCGACAAAGCACGGACGCCTTCCAACAACTCTCCATCCCAACCAGTCTGCCACATGCCACGCCGCCGAGTCCTGCTGATGGCCAGTTCGATGCGTGGCGGCGGAAGCGAACTGCAAACCGCGATGCTGGCTCGGCATCTTGAACGCGAACGATTCGACGTGCACTTGTATCTGACCCAGGCCGTCGGCGATTTGCTCGCGACGATCCCGGGCGACGTCGAAATTCATCATCCGCCCGAGTCATTTCCGACCCGGTGGACGGATCGAATTCCCGGTGGACTGCTCAAGCGACAAGCGGAATGGTTCCGGGATCTGGTCCAGCGAACGGACACTGACGTGATCTATGACCGGACCTTTCACATGACGCTGATCGCCGGCCATCCGGTGCTCGAACGCGGATCATCGTCACGTCGTTGCCCACGAGTTTCAACGATTGTCAGCCCGCCCGAGGTTGCATTGCCGTTGGTCGAAAAACGATTCGTCTGGTTGAAGCGTCGGCGTCTGGCGGAAGCCTATCGGCGGAGTGCCGCGGTGGTCACCGTCAGCGAAGTGGCTCGCCAGTCCGCGATTCACTACTACGGGTTGCCGGAATCGCTGGTGCAAACGATCCGCAATCCGATCGATGCCGATGCGATTCGGCACGCGGCGGGATCGGATTCAATCGACCGCGAACCGGACGAATGCCTGCGATTGGTCGTTGTTGGCCGGATGACGGAGGAGAAGGGGCACGCAACGTTGCTGGATGCGATCGCATCGTTGATGAAAAATTGGCCTGAGAGCGTACCTCCACTTCACTTTCGATTCATCGGCGACGGCCCACTTCGCGGAGGTTTGGAGTCTCGGTGGAAAGACATGGTGTTGGCGGCAGGACCCAAGGACACAATTCACCGAGTCGAATTTGCCGGAGCGATTCAGCCGGCTCATTCCGAAATCGCTGGGGCGGATGGGCTGGTGCTGCCGTCTCATTTTGAGGGACTGCCCAATGTTGTGCTGGAGGCGTTCGCGTTGCAGACCCCCGTCGTGGCGACGCGGGCGGGAGGAACTGTCGAGCTGCGGGGGTCGGAGGAGCGTCCCACGTGTCATTGGGCCGAACCTGGAGATTCCGGCTCACTGGCAAAAGCCATCCGCGAATTCGCAGAGCAGGCTGAGCAGCGAAGGTTGCACGTTCTCAACGCCAGTCAGTTTGTGCGTGAAAACCACGATCTGAGTACCGCAGTGGAACGAGTCAGCGAGCTGCTAATGCGAGCTGGAGCGTAGCTCGGCTTTGCTTTCGCTGGGAGCGATGTGCTTGAGATGACGGCGTTGTGCATCTCGCGTTGCGATCGTTCCACGCCGATGCCGATTCGCCACGCTGGTCGGTTTCAGTCTGTGGCGGGGTATGAACGTCGTCGAATAGCCGTGCGTACCCTCACAATCGCTACACTTTCCTCTGATTTAGTGGGTGTCGTCAATTGAAACGCGTTTCAGGCAATTTTGTTGACACTCATTTTTGGGCGTAACTATACTTTGGAATGAAATTCCCGACCTCTTTTCTCCATCCGGAACCGACCACCCATGACCCTACTCGGGAAATCCTTTTCGGTCATAATCCTGCTATTAAGCGGGGTTTTTATGGTAATGGCACTCGCCGTCAATGCGTCCCACCGCAACTGGCGTGATGTCGTGCTCGGACCTACGGGTTTGAAGGCCCAGATCGAAACCATCGCACGCACCAACGAACAACTTCGTGATTCAAGAGCACGCACGCAAGCGTCCTTGGATCGCGAACAAGCCGCTCGTCGGACCGCCTTGGCAGCCCTGCAAACCCAACTGGATCAGTTGGAATCGCAGTTGCGTGAGAGCGAGTCGACCGTGCAGCAGTTGCAGGCGAAAAGCACTGAACTGGCCCAGATCGACCGTGCTCGTGCGGAAGAGTTAGAAAAAATCACAGCGGACAATACTCGATTGCGAGAGCAAATCCGCACCGAGCAACAAGACCGCGACACCTTGTTCGCACGCACGTTGGAATTGACTGACCAAATGAACAGCCTTCGCGGCGTGGTTCAGTTGCAACAAGATCGCAACGACCAGCTGCACGGCCAAGTGACGCGATACAAAGAAGTCGTCGACGCCGCTGGGTTGAACATGAACGACCCACTCGATGGTGCTCCGCCGGAACGCAACGGCACCGTCTTGGTCGTCAACCGTCCTCGCAAGTTGGTCGAAGTTTCGATCGGCTATGACGATGGGCTTCGCAACGGTCACTTCTTGGAAGTCACCCGAGGTGGCCGCTATGTGACTCGTTTGAAAGTGCGTGATACGGAACCGGATCGTGCGGTTGCTGAAATCATGCGTGACTACAGTGAAGGCGTAGTGGAGGAGGGCGATCGTGTCGACACTTCCATCGAATGATGCACCCACAGGCAAACAACCACCAAGTGTTTACACGGTGATGTTGTTGCTGGCGATGTTGTTCATGTTGATCGCGGTCATCGCGATGTTCGTTGAACTGAATCGCTGGGGACCCGACTATTACAAAACCAACACGGCTCGTCCGACCGTGATGCTGACGACGAGCAGCCCCTTCATCGGCTGATTCGTTTTCGCAACGAACAATTCATCTCACCCAGGCCTCGTGCTTGGGTGTTTTCGTTTACGGTCAGGCCAGTCGCTTGGCATTCGCCATGGTTACCACGTTTGACCGCTGCTATCGCCAGAACCGCTGATCAGACTTTGCTCGCTCGTTCGAGCAAACCTAGTTCGACTGGTTCGGGTCGACACCCGTCGGATCTGGCGAACCCGTGATGGCTTCCAGCAACCGGTGAGTCAACTCGGGTGACTTCTTGTTCTTGGGTCGCGACGCGTCGGTGGGCCAGTGAGTGACCGCCGCCACGCCACCGATCGACGCATCTTCCAGTCGAATGGTACCACCGCAAGAGAGCACCAATTTGCGGACCATGGCCAAACCCATCCCGCCTTTAACGCTGTTGCGGCCTTTGCCAAGCGTCTCGAACATCCGAAACACGCGTTCGCGGTGTTCCTCTGCGACGCCGCCACCATCATCTTCGACGATGACTTGGGCGGTACCATCTTCCGCGAGTCCGCCGCGAACGATGATCTTTCCCGTCGGGCCAGGGTGATGTTTGATGGCGTTGTCGATGAGGTTCACCATCACTCGCATCACCGGCGAAGAATTCCCGATGATGGTCGGCAGGTCGGAGTCCAGCCGCACTTCAAAGTTTTCAGGTGCTTCGACGAACGCGATGGCTTCGGAAACGATTTGATTCAGATCAACAGGTTCGGTCGATGTGTAGCTTTGATCGATCCTCGCGTAGGCAAGCAAACCGTCCAGCAACGCTTGCATGCGTTCGATCTGTTTGCCCATCGTCGAGCAGTGTTCCAGCACCGACTCGGGCACTTCCATCCCGGCTTCCTCGATGTCATCGCGAATCCAAGTGGCCAGGTTCTGCAAGCCTCGAAGTGGTGAACGGAGGTCGTGAGACGCAACGTAAGCGAATTGCTCCAGTTCTTGATTGCTTCGCTGCAAGGATTCGTTGACTTCGATGCTGCTTTCCAACGCCGCATCGAGTGCTTGCTCGATTTCAATTCGCCGGGTGATGTCTTGGTGGGTCCCGATCATTCGGACCAAGTCGCCGTCATCGTCGTAGATGAAATCGCCAATCGATTCGATCCAGCGATACTCGCCGTCAGAATGCTGCAGGCGGAAGACGTTGAAGTAATCCTGCGGAGTCCCGCTGGTCACCGTCGACAGCTGAGTCAATGCTCGCTCGTAATCATCCGGGTGCAGCCGATCTTTCCAGCTTTGAAGAGTCCACGTGTAATCCGGTGGAAGCCCGAGTTGATTCAGGAGCTCTTCGGACACTTCGACGTGGGTCGATTTGACATCGAACACCCAATAGCCAAGCTTCGCGGTTCGTGTGGCGATGCGAAACCGTAGGTTGGTTTCTATCAGTTGTTTTTCAATGTCCGTCGTCATGTTGGAAAATGTATCACAACCCCGAGGTCAACGGGGCCACATCGGTACAGATAGTCGGTTCTGGCGGGCCGATTCGAATCTGCTAATCTGACGAGAATGAACACACCTTCGAATGAGCCTGACTTGGCATTTGACATCGACGCCCTCTTCAACCACCTCGTGGAGGAATTGGAAGTCGATTTGTCAGTCCCGATGGATTGGACTTTCACTTTGCGTGGGGTCGAAATGGGGCAACTCAAATCGATCGCTGAAACCCTGGATGACTATCAGTGCGAGCTGGAAGAATCCGTGGAGGAGATTGACGAGAAAGGCCGTTTGTCACTGGGCCGACCGATGTTGAGCGTGGTCAAAACCGGGGCTTTGATGCCCAGCGAAGTGAAAAAAATCGCTGATCAAATGAGCCAAATCGCCGAACGCACCGGCATCGAATATGAAGGTGTGGAGGTGTTCGATGCGATTGATGACGACGAGCTGTTCGATTGGCTGAGTTTAGACGAAGCGGTGTGGCGACTTCGGCACTTCAGCGACAGCGGATTGAATCCCGGAGAAGAACTGCCTTGGGTGTTTTTGTTGATGGGCGATTCACTGGAGCAAATGCAGAAGCTCGCGGAAGCTTTGGTCACGGGCGGTTTTGAGAAC
Protein-coding regions in this window:
- a CDS encoding DUF7133 domain-containing protein, whose protein sequence is MSSPIHSPSPSFHCSLRRSRRPSRFTQWVAVLSLSVAALPLSAILPGFESTKLVSAAEPATASVTTTKPEALPPEIAEASEEAAQAMAGFKIPDGWKIRLFAAEPQVANIVAFGVDSQGRVYVCESYRQNRGVTDNRGHDDEWLLADLSAETVQDRIDYHKKLLGEAAITYAQHDDRIRRLVDTDGDGVADESIVVADGFNGLEEGTGAGVLINGSDIYYTCIPKLWKLTDADDDGVAEDSQVLSDGFGVRVAFRGHDMHGLIRGYDGRLYFSIGDRGYHVTTAEGKLLSNPAVGAVFRCEMDGSQLEVYCNGLRNPQELAFNDIGDWFTVDNNSDSGDKARLVHLLEGGDTGWRMHYQYLPDRGPFNRLKIWEPHHNEQPAHLVPPIINFTDGPSGLAFYPGTGFGDQLDNQFLICDFRGGPSNSGIRSFSVDPDGAFYKMGADDQPIWNILATDVAFTPSGELLVSDWVDGWDGLGKGRLYTLSDPAQQDTDIVSEVKELLSGDIAATSVEDLTKQLRHVDRRVRLNAQWELASRGETKPLMEIVSATDLDARFRLHGFWGCEHAVRLDESKRADVLAANREWLTDTDPIIRAAACALAGDQNDAESIAKVSELLSDESARVKYFAAIALSELFTAQADKTTPSPQALGSVLQILEKNDNVDPALRHACTLYLRRVATEDVLASLASHGNVPVRRAAIAALRGQGSEKVTAFLSDANALVLAEAALAIHDRPIPAGVDELAQLISVADLPLNSEALLRRVLAANYRIGTADSAAALAAFAASGEKPTWARIEAIDMLANWTSPDPRDRVTNEYRPLENRPEIIAREALAKHIEVLMITDQKVREKAIDVGSTLGIKKIAPQLIARLQDSQSRPALRASALTALARLESAQAVQIARTIDLEQPTQLVTSALSVLGKHDGPASVDRFIAATATESQLVRGLAWDLLAEVESPESVQHIKKGVNAYLENDLPADVQLNLVEAAAKRLPQEWNAKIVAHREKLASTEPLAKWMDSLHGGDPEKGATLFFGKTELSCVRCHKVDRAGGEVGPALTTIGKTRDRRTLLEAIALPDAKIAEGFETAVIADEDGQVFTGIVAAETDDVIDLIAADGSRNRIEKDYIIARKKGKSSMPAGLTEQMTARELRDLVAYLASLQVDPRAGEEEGHE
- a CDS encoding VOC family protein, encoding MSVVTTLNFGGRTEEAVEHYRAVLDADVLMLMRFRECPDPSFSKPGFEDKVFHATIRIGTTELMGSDVGCEDPDAKTHFAGFAFAVRAESIENAERHFAGLSEQGRVLLPLAETFFATRYGIVKDRFGVSWKITVAGEAE
- a CDS encoding CCA tRNA nucleotidyltransferase, with the protein product MPEFPTETLNSPEAAEAVRIITALKDAGFVAVLAGGCVRDALLGRKPKDFDVATDATPESVREVFGKRNTLAFGESFGVIGVLPQRSAASSETSGKLMPTEVATFRADGNYSDGRRPDSVTYGDAEADALRRDFTINGMFYDLFESKVIDYVGGIEDLANGRLRTIGKAVQRFDEDKLRMLRAVRFATTLGFAIEYKTFAAIQNHASDISVVSGERIGAEMRRVMTAPAVDVGLETLVDTGLALQIWPGLQTMNWTAFSKATEATKHRSFEVTMAIALFHLPGDTLHSLRLIFDDWKLSVAERRSIEAALTHAETITQCDGLAWSRLQPILIDDDAETIVATARALAPKSRGVARAARALSGDPNELNPAPFVTGADLIANGMRPGPEFKSILQSIREDQLDGKLTSREDALQRALQDKP